A section of the Hyalangium minutum genome encodes:
- a CDS encoding ABC transporter ATP-binding protein — MAPRPSPFIYRRLLSYLRPYRRLLVAGLGASLLAAAATSAYAWLVGPLLRAVLTGESIALAGLQLPPNEMLRRLPWLVVAVAAVKATAQFLQGGWMQRLGQRVMADLRGFFYSRLLNQPPAFFERRHSGELLSRFTADIPLVEFAVTQALSSYVKDGMQIFALLVTCAMIDAKLSLLTFVVMPATVVPVTRFARSLKKVATRSQTSLGALTSLTSEQLQNLPVVQAYGGVPRALVTFDAEAERYLGEMRRSLFLRGAFSPTVEMLGIFGVALVVMWGARAVAAEPALAGRLLSFIAAALLLYQPVKSLSGTLSQVLTGLVAAERLFAIADEPSPPDEGRTAEPLKQALVLEDVRATYLDGREGMRGVSLTVPAGARVALVGASGAGKTTLFSVLLGFLPTSGGTVRWDGVPMTELKPSSVRAQMAWVPQEPVLFSGTVRHNLLLGRPEATDADIWEALALAHAEDFVRALPGGLDEPVGERGSRLSGGQRQRLALARAFLRRPSLLLLDEPTSALDAASEAAVGAGLAELMKGRTVLVIAHRLSTVRDADLIVVLDAGRVVESGTHAELVARQGRYAQLLGEGAVAA, encoded by the coding sequence TTGGCGCCCCGTCCCTCGCCGTTCATCTACCGTCGACTGTTGAGCTATTTGCGGCCGTACCGGCGCCTGCTCGTGGCGGGCCTGGGGGCGTCGCTGCTGGCCGCGGCCGCCACCTCGGCGTACGCGTGGTTGGTGGGCCCGCTGCTGCGCGCGGTGCTCACCGGCGAGTCCATTGCGCTGGCCGGCCTGCAACTGCCTCCGAACGAGATGCTGCGCCGGCTGCCCTGGCTGGTGGTGGCGGTGGCAGCGGTGAAGGCCACGGCCCAGTTCCTCCAGGGCGGGTGGATGCAGCGGCTGGGGCAGCGGGTGATGGCGGACCTGCGCGGCTTCTTCTACTCGCGGCTGCTGAACCAGCCTCCCGCCTTCTTCGAGCGGCGGCACTCGGGCGAGCTGCTCTCGCGCTTCACCGCAGACATCCCCCTGGTGGAGTTCGCGGTGACGCAGGCGCTGTCCTCCTATGTGAAGGATGGGATGCAGATTTTCGCGCTGCTCGTCACCTGCGCGATGATCGACGCGAAGCTGTCCTTGCTGACCTTCGTGGTGATGCCCGCCACCGTGGTGCCGGTGACGCGGTTCGCGCGCTCGTTGAAGAAGGTGGCCACGCGCTCGCAGACGAGCCTCGGGGCGCTCACCTCGCTCACCTCCGAGCAGTTGCAGAACCTGCCGGTGGTGCAGGCGTACGGTGGAGTGCCTCGGGCGCTGGTGACGTTCGATGCGGAGGCCGAGCGCTACCTGGGAGAGATGCGCCGCTCGCTGTTCCTGCGCGGGGCCTTCAGCCCCACGGTGGAGATGCTGGGCATCTTCGGCGTGGCACTGGTGGTGATGTGGGGCGCTCGGGCGGTGGCGGCGGAGCCCGCGCTGGCGGGGCGGCTGCTCTCGTTCATCGCGGCGGCGCTGCTGCTCTACCAGCCGGTGAAGTCCCTGAGCGGCACGCTCTCGCAGGTGCTCACGGGCCTGGTGGCGGCCGAGCGCCTCTTCGCCATCGCGGACGAGCCCTCGCCTCCGGACGAGGGCCGCACGGCGGAGCCGCTGAAGCAGGCGCTGGTGTTGGAGGACGTGCGCGCCACGTACCTGGACGGCCGCGAGGGCATGCGCGGGGTGAGCCTCACGGTGCCCGCGGGCGCGCGGGTGGCGCTGGTGGGAGCCTCGGGCGCGGGAAAGACGACGCTGTTTTCAGTACTGCTTGGCTTCCTGCCCACAAGCGGCGGGACGGTGCGCTGGGATGGCGTGCCCATGACGGAGCTGAAGCCCTCGAGCGTCCGGGCGCAGATGGCCTGGGTGCCACAGGAGCCCGTCCTCTTCTCCGGCACGGTGCGCCACAACCTGTTGCTGGGGCGGCCCGAGGCCACCGACGCGGACATCTGGGAGGCGCTGGCCCTGGCCCATGCGGAGGACTTCGTGCGGGCGCTGCCGGGAGGACTGGACGAGCCCGTGGGTGAGCGCGGCTCCCGGCTCTCGGGCGGACAGCGGCAGCGGCTGGCCCTGGCCCGGGCGTTCCTGCGCCGGCCGTCGCTGCTGCTGCTGGACGAGCCCACGAGCGCCCTGGACGCGGCCAGCGAGGCCGCGGTAGGGGCGGGACTGGCGGAGCTGATGAAGGGCCGCACGGTGCTCGTCATCGCGCACCGGCTCTCCACGGTGCGGGACGCGGACCTCATCGTCGTGCTGGACGCGGGCCGGGTGGTGGAGTCCGGCACACACGCGGAGCTGGTGGCGCGCCAGGGCCGCTATGCACAGCTCCTGGGAGAAGGGGCAGTCGCCGCTTGA
- the dnaJ gene encoding molecular chaperone DnaJ, which yields MAAAAGQKRDYYEILGVQKNVNPQELKSAFRKVALQYHPDRNPGDQAAEEKFKEASEAYEVLSDPERRARYDRFGHAGAGGAGFEGFGGFQGVNINDIFGDIFGEIFGGGGGRGRGRGGVGRGADLRYNLEISFEEAAFGCRPKVPIPRPKKCEVCSGSGSKSGAPPKQCATCGGVGEVRFTQGFFAVSRACHDCNGTGAVIPDPCSKCKGSGKVPSEEVLEVNIPGGVDNGTRVRLTGMGEPGERGGPPGDLYVTVIVREHPLFQREDNEVFCEVPISFTQAALGAKIDVPTLDGKVKMTIPAGTQSGKVFRLKGKGIPHLHSQQRGDQHVRVMIETPTDLSAKQRELLEKFAELSGEESHPQSKSFFAKVKELFG from the coding sequence ATGGCAGCGGCGGCGGGACAGAAGCGCGACTACTACGAGATTCTCGGCGTCCAGAAGAACGTCAATCCGCAGGAGCTGAAGAGCGCCTTCCGGAAGGTGGCCCTCCAGTACCACCCGGACCGCAACCCGGGGGACCAGGCGGCCGAGGAGAAGTTCAAGGAGGCGTCTGAAGCCTACGAAGTGCTGAGCGATCCGGAGCGCCGGGCCCGGTATGACCGGTTTGGCCACGCCGGAGCGGGCGGTGCCGGCTTCGAGGGCTTTGGCGGCTTCCAGGGCGTCAACATCAACGACATCTTCGGGGACATCTTCGGCGAGATCTTCGGCGGCGGTGGTGGCCGAGGGCGGGGCCGGGGCGGTGTCGGCCGGGGTGCGGACCTCCGTTACAACCTGGAGATCTCCTTCGAGGAGGCGGCGTTCGGCTGCCGTCCCAAGGTTCCGATTCCGCGTCCCAAGAAGTGCGAGGTGTGCAGCGGCTCGGGGAGCAAGAGCGGCGCGCCGCCCAAGCAGTGCGCCACGTGCGGCGGCGTGGGCGAGGTGCGCTTCACGCAGGGCTTCTTCGCCGTGTCTCGCGCGTGCCACGACTGCAACGGCACGGGCGCGGTGATTCCGGATCCGTGCTCGAAGTGCAAGGGCTCGGGCAAGGTGCCCTCGGAAGAGGTGCTCGAGGTGAACATCCCCGGTGGCGTGGACAACGGCACCCGGGTGCGCCTGACGGGCATGGGCGAGCCGGGCGAGCGCGGCGGTCCTCCGGGAGACCTCTACGTCACGGTGATCGTCCGCGAGCACCCGCTGTTCCAGCGCGAGGACAACGAGGTGTTCTGCGAGGTGCCCATCTCCTTCACGCAGGCGGCGCTGGGCGCGAAGATCGACGTGCCCACGCTGGACGGGAAGGTGAAGATGACCATCCCCGCGGGCACCCAGTCCGGCAAGGTGTTCCGGCTCAAGGGCAAGGGCATTCCGCACCTGCACAGCCAGCAGCGCGGTGATCAGCACGTGCGCGTCATGATCGAGACGCCCACGGACTTGTCCGCCAAGCAGCGCGAGCTGCTGGAGAAGTTCGCGGAGCTGTCGGGCGAGGAGTCCCACCCGCAGTCCAAGAGCTTCTTCGCCAAGGTGAAGGAGCTGTTCGGCTAG
- a CDS encoding protein kinase domain-containing protein: protein MATYRLVRKLAAGGMAEVFFAKVLGAEGFEKPVAVKRVLPSLSQNQEFTELFLREAKLTVSLQHANVVQVFDLGCARGQHYMVMEFVDGENLRTLQRAAANQQVPLGLREVCFIVQQVAEGLAYAHEKLDASGRPLNIIHRDINPSNVMVSSAGEVKLADFGIAKAANVQNGTEVGVVKGKMGYLAPEQVRGAAVDQRADLFLLGLLLYELLSGQQLFCGPDYFQILRDISSFDVKTVVPVPGVPAPLWSIVTRALAPDPVARFQRARDLSDALQNFLFDHRLRVGPQDVAKLFARIFPGRRSPLDTGVPGTAETRGEEIRLGEQGASPPGGTRGVAVRTATSQEPAQGAPSRATPVPLPQTQIAAPGGAVPKTVAIRTHSRSDLQRPATPPPLPQGTAGNPEPGRRLTPVPLPQPPNPDSSRRIPLPPRSASAQVLQLAAQRPRPAVRRPLGELLLAAGKLTEAQLKNILDRQRREGGKLGERLVSEGLVTDEELVAVVGEQLGIPFISEAQLRALPVPTLLLPLLPVEHAERFEAVPLTLQGKELFCAMREPQNLERLDELQFRTGYAVRGLLASEGAIRRTINRFYRGDDSAAPDWASMMKVSASEPQPGASPGSLPEETALQPVEPPPPAPAPEPVSPPVPPAPAPQPSRTPPRSLARTLLVVADDPEQRDAAVQLLSRQGVAAAGSSSAEAERAVALGGIEVALVASDTLADASGVVARLMAAAPTMEVRVLPSLAEALAGEAGPLGRAARLHARVLDAALAALGGAGVQGAALARLARRVALRLGAGRAEAERASAAAYAMACAARLEGKEIYAKPGCEAVRALLGRDAGELASVLGAPSEGTPAAQPSRAALALNAATALMEAVGTDAPKPEDASRALVRLREEGRVPAIALEALAAEVAELVLGDAASPTIVLAEPDPARSATLQARFLAEGVRVMLADSVARARELLAGGARVLVMAARLPDGDGASLTRELRVATPTAEVPIFILASPEDPGMVEAGLDAGADDVLTYPVNPDVLAAKVRRALQPRRPVVAAAS from the coding sequence GTGGCCACGTACCGACTCGTCCGCAAGCTGGCCGCGGGCGGCATGGCGGAAGTCTTCTTCGCGAAGGTGCTCGGAGCCGAGGGCTTCGAGAAGCCCGTTGCGGTCAAGCGCGTCTTGCCGTCGCTGTCGCAGAACCAGGAGTTCACCGAGCTGTTCCTTCGCGAGGCCAAGCTCACCGTCTCCCTGCAGCACGCCAACGTCGTCCAGGTGTTTGATCTCGGCTGTGCCCGCGGCCAGCACTACATGGTGATGGAGTTCGTGGACGGAGAGAACCTCCGCACGCTCCAGCGCGCCGCCGCCAACCAGCAGGTTCCCCTGGGCCTGCGCGAGGTGTGCTTCATCGTCCAGCAGGTCGCCGAGGGCCTGGCCTACGCCCACGAGAAGCTCGACGCTTCCGGACGTCCGCTCAACATCATCCACCGCGACATCAACCCGTCCAACGTCATGGTGTCCTCGGCCGGCGAGGTGAAGCTCGCCGACTTTGGCATCGCCAAGGCCGCCAACGTTCAGAACGGCACCGAGGTGGGCGTGGTGAAGGGGAAGATGGGCTACCTCGCCCCCGAGCAGGTGCGCGGCGCTGCAGTGGATCAGCGCGCGGACCTCTTTCTCCTGGGGCTGCTCTTGTATGAGCTGCTCTCCGGCCAGCAGCTCTTCTGCGGCCCGGACTACTTCCAGATCCTCCGCGACATCTCGTCCTTTGATGTGAAGACGGTGGTGCCGGTGCCCGGTGTGCCCGCGCCGCTGTGGAGCATCGTGACTCGGGCGCTGGCGCCGGATCCGGTGGCCCGCTTCCAGCGCGCTCGGGACTTGTCGGACGCGCTGCAGAACTTCCTCTTTGATCACCGCCTGCGCGTGGGCCCCCAGGATGTGGCCAAGCTCTTCGCGCGCATCTTCCCTGGGCGGCGCTCGCCGCTGGACACAGGAGTTCCGGGCACGGCGGAGACCCGTGGCGAGGAGATTCGCCTCGGTGAGCAAGGCGCCTCTCCTCCGGGAGGGACGCGCGGCGTGGCTGTCCGCACCGCGACGTCGCAGGAGCCCGCTCAGGGCGCGCCTTCGAGGGCGACGCCTGTGCCCTTGCCCCAGACGCAGATCGCGGCTCCCGGGGGCGCCGTGCCGAAGACCGTCGCCATTCGCACCCACTCGCGCTCGGATCTGCAGCGCCCGGCCACGCCGCCGCCGCTGCCGCAGGGGACGGCGGGAAACCCCGAGCCGGGCCGACGCCTCACGCCGGTCCCGCTGCCTCAGCCGCCAAACCCGGACTCCTCGCGGCGGATTCCACTGCCACCGCGCTCCGCGTCGGCTCAGGTGCTGCAGCTCGCCGCCCAGCGCCCCCGTCCGGCGGTGCGCCGCCCCCTGGGAGAGCTGTTGCTCGCCGCCGGGAAGCTGACAGAGGCGCAGCTCAAGAACATCCTCGACCGGCAGCGGCGCGAGGGTGGGAAGCTGGGTGAGCGCCTCGTGTCCGAGGGGCTCGTCACGGACGAGGAGTTGGTGGCCGTTGTTGGCGAGCAGTTGGGCATTCCGTTCATCTCGGAGGCGCAGCTCCGAGCGCTGCCCGTGCCCACGCTGCTGCTGCCGCTGCTGCCGGTGGAGCACGCCGAGCGCTTCGAGGCCGTTCCCCTCACGCTTCAGGGCAAGGAGCTCTTCTGCGCCATGCGCGAGCCTCAGAACCTGGAGCGCCTGGACGAGCTCCAGTTCCGCACCGGGTACGCCGTGCGCGGGCTGCTCGCCAGCGAGGGCGCCATCCGCCGCACCATCAACCGCTTCTATCGCGGGGACGATTCGGCTGCCCCCGACTGGGCCAGCATGATGAAGGTGAGCGCCTCGGAGCCGCAGCCGGGTGCCTCCCCTGGGTCCCTGCCCGAGGAGACCGCCCTCCAGCCTGTGGAGCCGCCGCCGCCCGCTCCAGCGCCGGAGCCGGTGTCACCTCCTGTGCCTCCCGCTCCCGCGCCGCAGCCGTCGCGCACGCCGCCGCGCTCGCTGGCGCGCACTCTGCTGGTGGTCGCGGATGATCCAGAGCAGCGGGACGCGGCCGTGCAGCTCCTCTCGAGGCAGGGCGTGGCGGCGGCCGGCAGCTCCAGTGCCGAGGCCGAGCGCGCGGTGGCCCTCGGTGGTATCGAGGTGGCCCTGGTCGCAAGCGACACCCTCGCGGATGCATCGGGGGTGGTGGCCCGGCTGATGGCGGCGGCGCCCACCATGGAGGTGCGCGTCCTGCCCTCGCTGGCGGAGGCACTCGCCGGTGAGGCGGGCCCGCTGGGACGCGCGGCGCGGCTGCACGCACGGGTGCTGGATGCAGCCCTGGCGGCTCTCGGAGGCGCGGGGGTGCAGGGGGCGGCGCTGGCGAGGTTGGCCCGGCGCGTGGCGCTTCGGCTCGGGGCCGGCAGAGCGGAGGCGGAGCGGGCCTCGGCCGCCGCGTACGCCATGGCCTGTGCGGCGCGCCTCGAGGGCAAGGAGATCTACGCGAAGCCCGGCTGCGAGGCCGTGCGCGCGCTGCTGGGCAGGGACGCGGGTGAGCTGGCCTCGGTGCTCGGTGCCCCCTCTGAAGGAACGCCCGCAGCCCAGCCGAGCCGCGCGGCTCTGGCGCTCAACGCGGCCACGGCACTGATGGAGGCGGTGGGGACGGACGCTCCGAAGCCGGAGGATGCGTCGCGTGCGCTCGTCCGGCTGCGCGAGGAGGGCCGCGTCCCCGCCATCGCCTTGGAGGCCCTGGCCGCCGAGGTGGCCGAGCTGGTGCTGGGAGATGCCGCCTCTCCCACGATTGTGTTGGCCGAGCCGGATCCCGCGCGCTCCGCCACGCTCCAGGCGCGCTTCCTGGCCGAGGGCGTGCGCGTGATGCTCGCGGACTCGGTGGCCCGCGCCCGGGAGCTGCTGGCGGGAGGCGCCCGCGTCCTGGTGATGGCCGCTCGCCTGCCGGACGGGGATGGGGCCTCGCTGACGCGGGAGCTGCGCGTGGCCACGCCCACCGCCGAGGTGCCCATCTTCATCCTCGCCTCTCCAGAGGATCCGGGGATGGTGGAGGCAGGGCTCGATGCCGGGGCGGATGACGTGCTCACCTACCCGGTGAACCCGGACGTGCTGGCGGCGAAGGTGCGCCGGGCGCTCCAGCCGCGCCGTCCCGTGGTGGCGGCGGCGAGCTGA
- a CDS encoding ABC transporter substrate-binding protein produces the protein MHPPTMEVLSLSSRRALGLGLALLLTACPKTTTPVRGGAGGTGEGSQQTLPTKPQVEAKKDATADAALAQAVETAARTPDKLQAAEVLLTVRKTYPGTTASQEALYRAGVLYFESENYAEARKTFNELLFENPLYPQAEDAKYKLALSALEVGAYRDAYQTLSSLAERAEGAQREKLLQEAARAAEGAGLFGVALDNAVKAAEDAKTPQEQAAAVQRVEQLVEGRASFVDVARVVEGMSPRHPAWPVLTFKLARIYYHLRDWTRLEETLNRFLQEAPSSPFAGQARELLSRATRRVEVRPKTVGVLLPMTGRYKPIGEAVLRGVQLGLAGSDIELIVKDTQGEVMLAGQAVEQLAFDEGAIAVLGPLLPDDSRRAALVAEELQIPLLTMTRAEGITEIGPHVFRNMLTNSAQAQAIADYAMRVRGFKRFAVLYPNIPYGVEMANGFWDEVVEKGGTVRGAESYAHDQTTFTDEAKKLVGRYYLEDRADYLEGMRDIQGESLDAFRKRKAVEKLKGGLEPVVDFEAIFIPDDWKRVSLVGPALAVEDIITNACDPRDLERIRKTTGKKDLKTVTLLGTNTWSSPKGRSGLPELIERGGKFVTCSVYVDGFFIDSQRPATRKFVQAFREAYKDVDKDPGLLEAIGYDSALMLRQLIDKQRPRTRSDMREALLNLKNFEGATGRTSFSDKREAVKPLFMLSVDNRGVKELPPEAAGGSGS, from the coding sequence ATGCACCCCCCCACCATGGAAGTCCTCTCCCTTTCTTCGCGCCGAGCCCTGGGGCTGGGGCTGGCGCTGCTCCTCACCGCCTGTCCGAAGACGACGACCCCCGTTCGAGGAGGTGCTGGAGGGACCGGCGAAGGTTCTCAGCAGACCCTCCCGACGAAGCCTCAGGTCGAGGCGAAGAAGGACGCCACGGCGGACGCGGCGCTGGCCCAGGCCGTGGAGACTGCGGCGCGCACGCCGGACAAGCTGCAGGCGGCCGAGGTGTTGCTCACAGTGCGCAAGACGTACCCGGGCACCACTGCCAGCCAGGAGGCGCTCTACCGCGCCGGTGTCCTCTACTTCGAGTCCGAGAACTACGCCGAGGCCCGGAAGACCTTCAACGAGCTGCTCTTCGAGAACCCGCTCTACCCGCAGGCGGAGGACGCCAAGTACAAGCTGGCCCTGTCCGCGCTGGAGGTGGGCGCGTACCGGGATGCGTACCAGACGCTCTCCAGCCTCGCCGAGCGGGCCGAGGGCGCCCAGCGCGAGAAGCTCCTCCAGGAGGCTGCTCGGGCCGCGGAGGGCGCGGGGCTGTTTGGCGTGGCGCTCGACAACGCGGTGAAGGCGGCCGAGGACGCGAAGACGCCCCAGGAGCAGGCCGCCGCGGTGCAGCGGGTGGAGCAGCTGGTGGAGGGCCGCGCGTCCTTCGTGGATGTGGCCCGCGTGGTGGAGGGCATGTCGCCCCGGCACCCGGCGTGGCCCGTGCTGACCTTCAAGCTGGCGCGCATCTACTACCACCTGCGCGACTGGACGCGGCTCGAGGAGACGCTGAACCGCTTCCTGCAGGAGGCCCCCAGCTCCCCGTTCGCCGGACAGGCCCGCGAGCTGCTGAGCCGCGCCACCCGCCGCGTGGAGGTGCGTCCCAAGACGGTGGGCGTGCTGCTGCCGATGACGGGCCGCTACAAGCCCATCGGTGAGGCGGTGCTGCGCGGTGTGCAGCTGGGGCTGGCGGGCAGTGACATCGAGCTCATCGTCAAGGACACCCAGGGCGAGGTGATGCTGGCGGGGCAGGCGGTGGAGCAGCTGGCGTTCGACGAGGGCGCCATCGCCGTGCTCGGGCCGCTGCTGCCGGATGACTCGCGCCGCGCGGCGCTGGTGGCCGAGGAGCTCCAGATTCCCCTGCTGACGATGACGCGCGCCGAGGGAATCACGGAGATTGGCCCGCACGTGTTCCGCAACATGCTGACGAACTCGGCGCAGGCGCAGGCCATCGCGGACTACGCCATGCGCGTGCGCGGCTTCAAGCGCTTCGCGGTGCTCTACCCGAACATCCCGTACGGCGTGGAGATGGCCAACGGCTTCTGGGACGAGGTGGTGGAGAAGGGCGGCACGGTGCGCGGCGCGGAGAGCTACGCGCACGACCAGACGACCTTCACGGACGAGGCCAAGAAGCTGGTGGGCCGCTACTACCTGGAGGACCGCGCCGACTACCTGGAGGGCATGCGCGACATCCAGGGCGAGAGCCTGGATGCGTTCCGCAAGCGCAAGGCGGTGGAGAAGCTCAAGGGTGGCCTGGAGCCGGTGGTGGACTTCGAGGCCATCTTCATCCCGGACGACTGGAAGCGCGTGAGCCTGGTGGGCCCGGCGCTCGCGGTGGAGGACATCATCACCAACGCGTGCGACCCGAGGGACTTGGAGCGCATCCGCAAGACGACGGGGAAGAAGGACCTGAAGACGGTGACGCTGCTGGGCACCAATACGTGGAGCAGCCCGAAGGGCCGCTCGGGGCTGCCGGAGCTCATCGAGCGCGGCGGCAAGTTCGTCACCTGCTCGGTGTACGTGGACGGCTTCTTCATCGACTCGCAGCGCCCGGCCACGCGCAAGTTCGTCCAGGCCTTCCGCGAGGCCTACAAGGACGTGGACAAGGATCCGGGGCTGCTGGAGGCCATTGGGTATGACTCGGCGCTGATGCTGCGGCAGCTCATCGACAAGCAGCGCCCGCGCACGCGCAGCGACATGCGCGAGGCGCTCCTGAACCTGAAGAACTTCGAGGGCGCCACGGGCCGCACCTCGTTCAGCGACAAGCGCGAGGCGGTCAAGCCGCTCTTCATGCTGTCCGTGGACAACCGGGGCGTGAAGGAGCTCCCGCCGGAGGCTGCTGGAGGCTCGGGCTCATGA
- a CDS encoding WD40 repeat domain-containing protein — MRYSARLLLAGWVVLGVGCAHKLPGLTPEVFSGLREQPGNYVAGKTVGLSDGPLLNNKDFVYTIGFSPDSSRVAYTHLGPKFYELALWTLVPEPKLVADKTVNPYEFDIEAVSFSPDGGLVATAGRDGAVRLFDASTNEPKGRVLAEEPLTAMTFHPSGRYVVVGSAKGLISVFSVPQLAFVYEVRAHMGPVSALAFTAEGALYSGSWDKHVRAWESREEVLRTDQARVIFDRRGGFSVVRGGVNGKAQASFALDTRAPAIILNTETATQAGIDVAFLKDTLTVPTPLGNTVAKLARGQSLRFKSLPVENVDIAICDVCVPTGAQGVLGTPFLERFDVSFDESTHEAILTSKAGAVPGAEAQGLALNPKSDFVFEGHVNDVTVDAKGQRLGVAFSEEKAERSRTVYEREKNKVVEPQAPFNAGALVDAATGQVLQKWPIHHGVVSTASISPDGRSLASGGWDKRLLLFTEGNAQPLDEREFGWSVRRVRFSPDGRWVAVAAWTPQNPIGDQESDPAAALFEVAYEQPSVERR; from the coding sequence ATGAGGTACAGCGCGCGGCTGCTGCTCGCGGGGTGGGTGGTGCTCGGGGTGGGCTGTGCCCACAAGCTGCCGGGGCTCACTCCCGAGGTGTTCTCCGGTCTGCGCGAGCAGCCCGGGAACTACGTGGCGGGAAAGACGGTGGGGCTGTCGGATGGGCCGCTGCTCAACAACAAGGACTTCGTCTACACCATCGGCTTCTCGCCGGACAGCTCGCGCGTGGCGTACACGCACCTGGGGCCGAAGTTCTATGAGCTCGCGCTGTGGACGCTGGTCCCAGAGCCCAAGCTCGTGGCTGACAAGACCGTCAACCCCTACGAGTTCGACATCGAGGCCGTGAGCTTCTCTCCGGACGGCGGGCTGGTGGCCACGGCCGGGCGGGACGGCGCGGTGCGCCTCTTCGATGCCTCCACCAATGAACCCAAGGGACGGGTGCTGGCCGAGGAGCCCCTCACCGCCATGACCTTCCACCCGAGCGGCCGCTATGTGGTGGTGGGCAGCGCGAAGGGACTCATCTCCGTCTTCAGCGTGCCTCAGCTGGCCTTCGTCTATGAAGTCCGGGCCCACATGGGGCCGGTGAGCGCGCTGGCCTTCACGGCCGAGGGCGCGCTGTACAGCGGCAGCTGGGACAAGCACGTGCGCGCCTGGGAGTCTCGGGAGGAGGTGCTGCGCACGGATCAGGCCCGCGTCATCTTCGACAGGCGCGGCGGCTTCAGCGTGGTGCGCGGAGGCGTCAACGGCAAGGCGCAGGCCTCCTTCGCGCTGGACACGCGCGCCCCCGCCATCATCCTCAACACCGAGACGGCCACCCAGGCCGGCATCGACGTGGCCTTCCTGAAGGACACACTCACGGTGCCCACGCCCCTGGGCAACACCGTGGCGAAGCTGGCGCGCGGCCAGTCCCTGCGCTTCAAGTCCCTGCCCGTGGAGAACGTGGACATCGCCATCTGCGACGTGTGCGTGCCCACGGGCGCTCAGGGCGTGCTGGGGACGCCCTTCCTCGAGCGCTTCGACGTCAGCTTCGATGAGTCCACCCATGAGGCGATCCTCACCTCGAAGGCGGGCGCCGTGCCGGGTGCGGAGGCGCAGGGCCTGGCGCTGAACCCGAAGAGCGACTTCGTCTTCGAGGGCCACGTCAACGACGTCACCGTGGATGCCAAGGGCCAGCGGCTGGGCGTGGCGTTCTCGGAGGAGAAGGCGGAGCGCTCGCGCACCGTCTACGAGCGCGAGAAGAACAAGGTCGTCGAGCCCCAGGCCCCCTTCAATGCGGGCGCGCTGGTGGACGCCGCCACGGGCCAGGTTCTCCAGAAGTGGCCCATCCACCACGGCGTGGTGTCCACGGCCAGCATCTCTCCGGATGGGCGCTCACTGGCCTCGGGCGGCTGGGACAAGCGCCTGCTGCTGTTCACCGAGGGCAATGCCCAACCCCTGGATGAGCGTGAGTTCGGCTGGTCCGTGCGCCGGGTGCGCTTCAGCCCGGATGGGCGCTGGGTCGCCGTTGCCGCGTGGACGCCGCAGAACCCCATCGGAGACCAGGAGAGTGATCCGGCCGCGGCGCTCTTCGAGGTGGCCTACGAGCAGCCCTCGGTGGAGCGGCGCTGA
- a CDS encoding NAD-binding oxidoreductase, producing MTEWFPATLVACSPAADGLTDLTLDLSGTPLRGAHQRPGQYVHLRLPGATEGLFALASPPGAEQWDLLVKATSPLTDALVHLGLGKQVDVSRPEGPGFPLEQARERDVLLFATGSGISPIRSVIESIRQEREAYGKVTLYFGARTPGAFAYARDFKTWEQADIHVVPTVSQPGASGWQGLTGYVQAHLKEEPLALGTRAFVCGQKEMVQGVISALLARGLPAHAISQNF from the coding sequence ATGACCGAATGGTTCCCGGCCACCCTGGTGGCCTGTTCGCCGGCGGCGGATGGGCTGACCGATCTGACGCTCGACCTCTCGGGCACTCCTCTGCGAGGGGCACACCAGAGGCCGGGACAGTATGTCCATCTGCGTCTGCCCGGCGCCACGGAAGGCCTGTTCGCCCTCGCCTCGCCGCCGGGGGCCGAGCAATGGGATTTGCTGGTCAAGGCCACCAGCCCCCTCACGGACGCGCTGGTCCACCTGGGCCTGGGCAAGCAGGTGGACGTGAGCCGTCCCGAGGGCCCCGGCTTCCCGCTGGAGCAGGCGCGGGAGAGGGATGTGCTCCTGTTCGCGACCGGCTCGGGCATCTCGCCCATCCGCTCCGTCATCGAGAGCATCCGCCAGGAGCGGGAGGCCTACGGGAAGGTGACGCTGTACTTCGGCGCGCGCACGCCCGGAGCGTTCGCGTACGCGCGAGACTTCAAGACCTGGGAGCAGGCCGACATCCACGTGGTGCCCACGGTGAGCCAGCCCGGTGCCAGCGGCTGGCAGGGCCTCACGGGCTACGTGCAGGCGCACCTGAAGGAGGAGCCCCTCGCGCTGGGCACCCGGGCCTTCGTGTGCGGCCAGAAGGAGATGGTGCAGGGCGTCATCTCGGCGCTGCTGGCCCGAGGGCTGCCCGCGCACGCCATCTCCCAGAACTTCTAG